The Streptomyces sp. CC0208 genome window below encodes:
- a CDS encoding alpha/beta hydrolase, which yields MATGFTPLYTMSVEEARKADSETEAEIWEWIKQPEEIFDLDIEGPVGPLTLRVYRPQKECDEPLPVLVYFFGGGFVVGSLDTSEAICRALAAMVPCVVVSVGYRLAPEHPFPAATEDCYAAVQWVAENASRFGADGERIAVAGDSNGGTLAAAISLMARDADGPRISAQVLIYPAMHHGSATDSMRDNKDPMFFNGHSVPWFWNLYLADPADGASPYASPLNATDHSGLPAALMITAEFCPLRDEGEAYANILSAANVPVEYRRYEDLPHGFMSMAAVLDKAREALDEIVAFLRRRLTVADMEETVSTADRSNDSHA from the coding sequence ATGGCAACCGGGTTCACTCCGCTCTACACCATGTCGGTGGAGGAGGCCAGGAAAGCGGACAGTGAAACCGAGGCCGAAATCTGGGAGTGGATCAAGCAGCCCGAAGAGATATTCGACCTGGATATCGAAGGCCCGGTCGGCCCGCTGACCCTCAGGGTGTACCGCCCCCAGAAAGAGTGCGACGAGCCGCTTCCCGTTCTGGTGTACTTCTTCGGCGGCGGCTTCGTCGTCGGTTCGCTGGACACCTCGGAGGCGATCTGTCGCGCACTGGCCGCCATGGTTCCCTGCGTGGTCGTTTCCGTGGGCTACCGGCTGGCGCCCGAACACCCCTTCCCTGCCGCCACCGAGGACTGCTATGCCGCCGTGCAGTGGGTGGCGGAGAACGCGTCCCGGTTCGGTGCGGACGGCGAGCGGATCGCGGTCGCAGGGGACAGCAACGGCGGAACCCTGGCCGCGGCGATATCGCTGATGGCCAGAGACGCCGACGGGCCCCGGATCTCCGCCCAGGTGCTCATCTACCCGGCGATGCACCATGGATCGGCGACGGACTCCATGCGTGACAACAAGGACCCGATGTTCTTCAACGGCCACTCGGTCCCCTGGTTCTGGAACCTCTACCTGGCCGATCCCGCGGACGGCGCCTCGCCCTACGCTTCACCACTCAACGCGACCGACCACAGCGGACTTCCCGCGGCACTGATGATCACCGCCGAATTCTGTCCGCTGCGCGACGAGGGCGAGGCCTACGCGAATATTCTCTCGGCCGCGAACGTACCGGTGGAATACCGCCGGTACGAGGATCTTCCCCACGGCTTCATGTCCATGGCCGCAGTACTCGACAAAGCCAGGGAAGCACTGGACGAGATCGTCGCATTCCTGCGTCGGCGGCTGACCGTGGCCGACATGGAGGAAACCGTCTCGACTGCTGATCGGAGTAATGATAGCCATGCATGA
- a CDS encoding SDR family oxidoreductase, translating into MSDFAGLVAVVTGGASGIGLATAKLLSSRGATVAALDLKPEGLPDGITGVQADVTDDAEVKAAVDAVVERFGRLDVVVNNAGIGAVGDVTANDDDEWSRVLDVNVVGMVRVARHAIPHLRRSPAASIVNTCSIVAWAGVEQRVLYSASKGAVYALTLAMAADHVREGIRVNCVAPGSADTPWIGRSLQQAADPAAARAALDAFQPTGRLVTADEVAGAIAYLASPLSSASVGTVLAVDNGMHGLRLRPRGQA; encoded by the coding sequence ATGAGTGACTTCGCGGGATTGGTCGCCGTCGTCACCGGCGGTGCGTCGGGAATCGGGCTGGCCACGGCGAAGCTGCTGAGCAGTAGGGGAGCCACGGTCGCCGCTCTCGATCTGAAACCGGAAGGGCTGCCGGACGGCATCACGGGCGTCCAGGCCGACGTCACCGACGACGCCGAGGTGAAAGCCGCCGTCGACGCCGTGGTGGAGCGGTTCGGCAGGCTGGACGTCGTCGTGAACAACGCCGGGATCGGCGCTGTCGGCGACGTCACCGCGAACGACGACGACGAGTGGTCGCGCGTACTGGACGTCAACGTGGTCGGAATGGTCAGGGTCGCACGGCACGCGATACCGCATCTGCGCCGCTCACCCGCCGCGTCGATCGTCAACACCTGCTCGATCGTGGCTTGGGCCGGGGTGGAGCAGAGGGTGCTGTACTCGGCCAGCAAGGGGGCGGTGTACGCGCTGACGCTGGCCATGGCGGCCGATCACGTCCGCGAGGGCATCCGGGTCAACTGCGTCGCCCCTGGCTCCGCCGACACCCCCTGGATCGGCAGGTCGCTGCAGCAGGCAGCGGACCCGGCGGCGGCCCGGGCCGCGCTCGACGCCTTCCAGCCGACGGGCCGCCTGGTGACGGCCGACGAGGTCGCGGGGGCGATCGCCTACCTGGCCAGCCCCTTGTCAAGCGCCTCGGTGGGCACGGTGCTCGCCGTGGACAACGGCATGCATGGTCTACGGCTGCGGCCCCGGGGCCAGGCGTAG
- a CDS encoding MFS transporter: MSQTETEPAPAAPQKPVGGRNTAVLVGFTAVTSLADGVMKTALPFLAAQLTTSPTRITAVSMTLTLPWLLIALHIGVLVDHFDRRRLLWVANGMRMAIMGWLTLSALGDGVGLAQLFIGGAVLGVADVLASISASALVPAAIPEAGRERANAWMLGAETVGFEFAGPSIGGLLLAAGTALALGAIGISYTVAALALLVLVGRFQAAGRAPGAAPGSVGSRIVEGLRFIWQNRVLRTLMLVVAVLNATWGAWLALFPLYATQTLALSPQRYGFALSALGIGGLTGTLVVAPLNRLLGRRWAMFAAPFGTTSLVALPALTTSLWAVTVGAFLGGMGGTLWTVNARTITQRLVPDEMLGRFSATFRFAAFGVLPLGAGLVGVLAELIDARLAFGAFALVTTATLVPFFRNITPSALGSR, translated from the coding sequence CTGTCACAGACGGAAACAGAGCCGGCGCCTGCCGCCCCGCAGAAACCGGTCGGCGGCCGCAACACAGCGGTCCTGGTCGGCTTCACCGCCGTGACCAGTCTCGCCGACGGCGTCATGAAGACGGCCCTGCCGTTCCTCGCGGCGCAGCTCACCACTTCCCCCACCCGGATCACCGCGGTCTCGATGACGCTCACACTGCCCTGGTTGCTGATCGCACTGCACATCGGTGTGCTGGTCGATCACTTCGACCGGCGTCGGCTGCTGTGGGTGGCGAACGGGATGCGGATGGCGATAATGGGCTGGCTCACTCTCTCCGCCCTGGGTGACGGCGTCGGACTTGCCCAGCTCTTCATCGGCGGCGCGGTCCTCGGCGTCGCCGACGTACTCGCGTCGATCTCCGCGTCCGCCCTGGTCCCCGCGGCGATCCCGGAGGCGGGCCGGGAACGGGCCAACGCCTGGATGCTCGGGGCCGAGACCGTGGGATTCGAGTTCGCCGGACCGTCCATCGGTGGCCTGCTGCTGGCCGCGGGGACCGCGTTGGCGCTGGGGGCCATCGGCATCTCGTACACAGTGGCAGCGCTCGCGCTGCTTGTGCTGGTGGGCCGGTTCCAGGCGGCCGGGCGCGCCCCCGGAGCGGCTCCCGGCTCGGTCGGCAGCCGGATCGTCGAAGGGCTGCGCTTCATCTGGCAGAACCGGGTGCTGCGCACCCTGATGCTGGTCGTGGCCGTACTGAACGCCACGTGGGGCGCATGGCTGGCGCTGTTCCCGCTGTACGCCACGCAGACCCTGGCGCTGAGCCCGCAGCGGTACGGCTTCGCGCTCAGCGCGCTCGGCATCGGCGGACTGACCGGCACGCTGGTGGTGGCTCCGCTGAACCGGCTCCTGGGCCGGCGCTGGGCCATGTTCGCCGCTCCCTTCGGCACCACCAGCCTGGTCGCCCTGCCCGCCTTGACCACCAGTCTGTGGGCAGTGACGGTCGGGGCCTTCCTCGGTGGTATGGGAGGCACTCTCTGGACCGTCAACGCCCGCACCATCACCCAGCGGCTGGTTCCCGACGAGATGCTCGGCAGGTTCAGCGCCACGTTCCGCTTCGCCGCCTTCGGCGTCCTGCCGCTGGGCGCCGGCCTGGTGGGCGTGCTGGCCGAACTCATCGACGCACGACTGGCCTTCGGGGCGTTCGCGCTGGTGACGACGGCGACCTTGGTGCCCTTCTTCAGGAACATCACCCCCTCGGCGCTGGGATCGCGCTGA
- a CDS encoding ornithine cyclodeaminase family protein: MSSARFVRSLAEAMGEALSSGSVTRMLVPPRETIEDAAGAKFISMPAVSPDHDLYINKVATIVATPVADRGATVTARVPMFSVSTGRHLGTLDGETVTNVKCAAVTALVTDRCAARDSRVLGIIGSGVQARQQFLGVSAVRDLAEVRVFSRTGRRAAAFARDIATMARADGAAVEVVVCDSAEEASRGVDILSTATTSAVPLPISADLPAHAHINCMGAHTTESRELPAELLRTSVVIVEDLATAIAEAGESHAAAVELDVLLGPGSAGFAQRRTVFASTGCAYLDLITCAHVIDHGAAPTTHG; the protein is encoded by the coding sequence ATGTCGTCCGCCCGGTTCGTCCGCTCGCTGGCCGAGGCGATGGGCGAAGCCCTGAGCAGCGGATCCGTGACGCGGATGCTTGTTCCGCCGCGCGAGACCATCGAGGACGCGGCGGGCGCGAAGTTCATCTCCATGCCCGCCGTTTCGCCCGACCACGACCTCTACATCAACAAGGTCGCCACGATCGTGGCGACCCCCGTCGCGGACCGGGGCGCGACCGTCACCGCGCGGGTGCCGATGTTCTCCGTCTCCACCGGCCGCCACCTCGGCACGCTGGACGGGGAGACCGTCACCAACGTGAAGTGCGCGGCCGTGACGGCGCTGGTGACCGATCGGTGCGCCGCCCGGGACAGCCGGGTGCTGGGCATCATCGGGTCGGGAGTCCAGGCCCGGCAGCAGTTCCTCGGGGTGTCGGCGGTGCGCGACCTCGCCGAGGTGCGGGTCTTCTCCCGTACCGGACGCCGGGCAGCGGCGTTCGCCCGTGACATCGCCACCATGGCGCGCGCCGACGGAGCCGCGGTCGAGGTCGTGGTGTGCGACTCGGCCGAAGAGGCGAGCCGGGGAGTCGACATCCTGTCGACCGCGACCACGTCTGCGGTACCGCTGCCGATCTCGGCGGACCTGCCCGCCCATGCCCACATCAACTGCATGGGGGCGCACACCACCGAATCCCGCGAGCTGCCCGCCGAACTCCTGCGTACCAGCGTCGTGATCGTCGAAGACCTGGCCACGGCCATCGCCGAGGCCGGCGAGAGCCACGCGGCGGCCGTGGAACTGGACGTCCTGCTCGGGCCCGGCTCGGCCGGCTTCGCACAACGGCGGACGGTCTTCGCGTCCACCGGGTGCGCCTACCTGGACCTGATCACCTGCGCCCATGTGATCGACCACGGCGCAGCACCGACCACACACGGATGA
- the rocD gene encoding ornithine--oxo-acid transaminase, with protein sequence MPVDVLSAQDHISLAERWGAHDSVPFPVVLSEGEGAWMTDVEGRRYLDFHGGYSASNFGHGHPELVAAAKAQLDRMTLSTRAFHHDQYGPFCRELAELTGTETVLLSNSGGEAVDTAVKIARKWAYQVKGVPDGAAEIIVAGANFHGRTTTIVSFSTQASHRAGFGPFTPGFKVVPFGDIDALRSAITGNTAAVLLEPIQGEAGVIVPPKGYLGEVRELCDESNTLFVADEVQCGMARAGSTLALDHEGVRADMYTLGKSLSGGLLPVSAVVGRADVLGVITPGDHGSTFGGNPLACAVGRAAVRLLATGEFQARSRELGAHLHARLAELDGVTEVRGRGLWAGVQLAQERVAGRRVTEELAERGLLCKEAKGHLRVAPPLVVTREEIDLGVDIIADVLG encoded by the coding sequence ATGCCTGTGGACGTCCTCTCCGCTCAGGACCACATCAGCCTCGCCGAGCGCTGGGGAGCTCATGACTCCGTGCCGTTCCCGGTGGTGCTTTCCGAGGGGGAGGGTGCCTGGATGACCGATGTGGAGGGCCGGCGCTATCTCGACTTCCACGGTGGGTATTCCGCGAGCAACTTCGGCCACGGGCACCCCGAACTCGTGGCCGCGGCGAAGGCGCAGCTCGACAGGATGACGCTGAGCACCCGGGCGTTCCACCACGATCAGTACGGACCGTTCTGTCGTGAACTGGCGGAGCTGACGGGCACCGAGACGGTGCTGCTGTCCAACTCCGGCGGCGAGGCCGTCGACACGGCCGTGAAGATCGCCAGGAAGTGGGCCTACCAGGTCAAGGGCGTGCCGGATGGAGCCGCCGAGATCATTGTGGCAGGCGCCAACTTCCACGGCCGGACCACGACCATCGTTTCGTTCTCCACGCAGGCCAGCCATCGTGCCGGCTTCGGCCCGTTCACGCCCGGCTTCAAGGTCGTGCCGTTCGGCGACATCGACGCGCTGCGCTCGGCGATCACCGGGAACACGGCGGCGGTTCTGCTGGAACCCATCCAGGGCGAGGCCGGTGTGATCGTGCCGCCGAAGGGTTACCTTGGCGAGGTCCGGGAGCTGTGCGACGAGAGCAACACGCTGTTTGTCGCCGATGAGGTCCAGTGCGGAATGGCCCGGGCCGGCTCGACCCTGGCGCTGGACCACGAAGGTGTCCGGGCGGACATGTACACCCTTGGCAAGAGCCTCAGCGGCGGGCTCCTGCCGGTGTCGGCGGTGGTCGGCCGCGCCGACGTGCTGGGCGTGATCACACCTGGCGACCACGGCTCGACGTTCGGCGGCAACCCTCTGGCGTGCGCGGTCGGCCGCGCGGCGGTGCGGCTCCTGGCCACCGGGGAGTTCCAGGCCCGCTCCCGCGAACTGGGCGCGCACCTGCACGCCCGCCTCGCCGAGCTGGACGGCGTGACGGAGGTCCGGGGGCGCGGCCTGTGGGCCGGTGTCCAGCTTGCGCAAGAGCGTGTGGCCGGACGCCGGGTGACGGAGGAGCTGGCCGAACGCGGTCTGCTGTGCAAGGAGGCCAAGGGCCACCTGCGGGTGGCGCCCCCGCTGGTCGTCACGCGCGAGGAGATCGACCTGGGCGTCGACATCATCGCCGACGTACTGGGGTGA
- a CDS encoding aminoacyl--tRNA ligase-related protein — protein sequence MPAFVAPGITVLESEEVALFDALEARFREIAVTLGARPVAGPALLPVEDLARLDFFRNFPHLALPVATLTDETRGVLARGEATAPSGENTLVPTGNCLPTATCYGLLLSLAGRRLQTPEVITSIGRCFRNEDHYDGLRRLRSFHMREALYVGSREGVVDHLTRATELVLGLADRLGIKVRHEPATDPFYLGSGSRALLNQMDPVKFEFVSDDGTAIASVNRHRNFFGERLGISFGDEDAYSGCLAFGVERWVHAVLQVHGDPQRALAALNEPVV from the coding sequence ATGCCGGCGTTTGTCGCCCCTGGAATCACGGTTCTTGAATCTGAGGAGGTCGCCCTTTTCGATGCCCTGGAGGCCCGCTTCCGGGAGATCGCCGTCACCTTGGGGGCTCGGCCGGTGGCCGGCCCGGCGCTGCTCCCCGTGGAGGACCTGGCGCGCCTCGACTTCTTCCGCAACTTCCCGCACCTCGCGCTGCCCGTGGCCACGCTCACGGACGAGACCCGCGGTGTCCTGGCGCGCGGGGAGGCCACGGCTCCGTCCGGCGAGAACACTCTCGTTCCGACCGGCAACTGCCTTCCCACGGCGACCTGTTACGGCCTGCTCCTGAGTCTCGCGGGGCGCCGTCTGCAGACGCCGGAGGTCATCACCTCGATCGGCCGCTGCTTCAGGAACGAGGACCACTACGACGGCCTGCGCCGGCTGCGTTCCTTCCACATGCGTGAAGCGCTCTACGTCGGCAGCAGGGAAGGCGTGGTGGACCACCTGACCCGGGCCACCGAGCTCGTGCTGGGCCTGGCCGACCGGCTGGGGATCAAGGTCCGTCACGAGCCCGCGACGGATCCGTTCTACCTCGGAAGCGGATCGCGGGCGCTGCTCAACCAGATGGATCCCGTGAAGTTCGAGTTCGTGTCGGACGACGGGACGGCCATCGCATCGGTCAATCGGCACCGCAATTTCTTCGGTGAGCGTCTGGGCATCTCCTTCGGAGACGAGGACGCCTACAGCGGCTGCCTGGCTTTCGGTGTGGAGCGCTGGGTCCATGCCGTACTGCAGGTGCACGGCGACCCTCAGCGGGCGCTCGCCGCGCTCAACGAGCCCGTAGTTTAG
- a CDS encoding aminopeptidase P family protein, with translation MANIGREERSGGHDRALPPRFLDFMTTGWRTEEADLTPVPQVKHLARRRDLLSAAFPGDTLVIPTGTIHSRTFGSPYPFRAGSDFLWLTGDQEPDSVLVMHPTAGGHDAVLYTRPRSNAESGAQYLDRMDGEIWVGRRNSPQEKAAILAIDTRPLQELPAVLSAVASSARLRVLRGYDPGIDGGLESGMLPVTPGDTGRDALLASVLGELRMEKDEWELAQIQDAVDATVRGFEDVARRLRSDAPTSERYIEGVFSWRARVDGNALGYSSVVAGGPRSTILHWARNDGSVEPGQILLMDMGIENNNCYTADVTRVLPVSGTFTPAQRDVYDIVYASRNAGLAALAPGAAFAEIHEICMRVLAEGLLSLGLLKGSVEEAMDPSSLAYRRWSLHGFGHMLGLDVHDCGHARPEAYGSGVLRENHVLTMEPGLYLQPHDELVPEELRGIGVRIEDDVLVTARGHRVLTEALPTESHEVEAWLADQREAGPREPGIDDV, from the coding sequence TTGGCCAACATAGGACGGGAAGAGCGCTCGGGCGGCCACGACCGTGCGCTTCCCCCGCGATTCCTCGACTTCATGACGACCGGCTGGCGCACCGAGGAGGCAGATCTCACCCCTGTTCCCCAGGTGAAGCACCTCGCCCGGCGCCGGGACCTGCTCTCGGCGGCGTTCCCGGGCGACACGTTGGTGATCCCCACGGGCACCATCCACTCGCGCACGTTCGGCTCCCCCTACCCCTTCCGGGCGGGCAGTGACTTTCTGTGGCTGACCGGCGATCAGGAGCCCGACTCGGTGCTCGTGATGCACCCGACGGCCGGCGGACACGACGCCGTCCTCTACACACGCCCGCGTTCGAACGCGGAGTCCGGTGCTCAGTACCTCGACCGGATGGACGGCGAGATCTGGGTCGGCCGGCGCAACTCCCCACAGGAGAAGGCCGCCATCCTGGCGATCGACACGCGCCCGCTGCAAGAGCTGCCCGCGGTGCTGAGCGCGGTGGCCTCCTCGGCCCGGCTGCGGGTCCTACGCGGCTACGACCCCGGCATCGACGGCGGCCTCGAGTCCGGCATGCTGCCCGTGACCCCCGGCGACACCGGCCGCGACGCCCTGCTCGCCAGCGTGCTCGGCGAGCTGCGGATGGAGAAGGACGAGTGGGAACTCGCCCAGATCCAGGACGCGGTGGACGCCACGGTCCGCGGCTTCGAGGACGTCGCCCGGCGACTGCGGTCCGACGCCCCGACGTCCGAGCGGTACATCGAGGGGGTGTTCTCCTGGCGTGCCCGCGTCGACGGCAACGCCCTCGGTTACAGCTCCGTCGTAGCGGGCGGACCCCGCTCCACGATCCTGCACTGGGCACGCAACGACGGCAGCGTCGAACCCGGGCAGATCCTGCTGATGGACATGGGCATCGAGAACAACAACTGCTACACCGCGGACGTCACCCGCGTACTGCCCGTCTCCGGGACGTTCACCCCGGCCCAGCGCGATGTGTACGACATCGTGTACGCCTCGCGGAACGCAGGGCTGGCGGCGCTGGCCCCTGGCGCGGCCTTCGCCGAGATCCACGAGATCTGCATGCGCGTCCTGGCCGAGGGGCTGCTCTCGCTCGGCCTCCTGAAGGGCAGCGTGGAGGAGGCGATGGACCCGTCCTCCCTCGCATACCGCCGATGGTCGCTGCACGGCTTCGGGCACATGCTCGGCCTCGACGTCCACGACTGCGGACACGCCCGGCCGGAGGCCTACGGCAGCGGTGTGCTGCGGGAGAACCACGTACTGACCATGGAACCCGGCCTCTATCTGCAGCCGCACGACGAGCTCGTACCCGAGGAGCTGCGCGGTATCGGCGTGCGGATCGAAGACGACGTGCTGGTCACTGCCCGCGGCCACCGTGTGTTGACCGAGGCGCTCCCCACGGAGTCCCACGAGGTCGAGGCCTGGCTCGCCGACCAGCGGGAGGCCGGCCCGCGGGAACCGGGCATCGACGACGTCTGA
- a CDS encoding SAM-dependent methyltransferase, with the protein MDRRGEARRAMTIDNVTQRPAGGSESARVYDYFIGGDSGLEADRSAGAWIRLQAPDLLAAMQENRFFLSRAVRWLSRQGVDQFIDIGSGFPVSPNTHEIALSASPSGSVVYCDVDHAVGQRTRALIAGTKGADFVQADIQNPEELLAQPAIQKLIRSGRPVACVLAAVLHFVPEDADPEGITAVLRESLPSGSYLVVSHIAGDIPWADRNNAETLERAFEDMYPRTRAQVTEFFGDFELVAPGVVPAARWQPAEGMSGEQSDLAIYAGVGRKA; encoded by the coding sequence GTGGATCGTCGAGGGGAAGCACGTCGCGCCATGACCATAGATAATGTGACTCAGCGACCTGCCGGAGGCAGTGAATCCGCACGCGTATACGACTACTTCATAGGTGGTGACAGCGGTCTCGAGGCCGACCGGTCGGCCGGTGCCTGGATTCGACTGCAGGCGCCCGACCTGCTTGCGGCCATGCAGGAGAACCGGTTCTTCCTTTCGCGGGCGGTGCGCTGGCTGAGCCGACAGGGTGTCGACCAGTTCATCGACATCGGCTCCGGCTTCCCCGTTTCGCCGAACACGCACGAGATCGCCCTGTCGGCATCACCCTCGGGTTCCGTCGTCTACTGCGACGTCGATCATGCGGTGGGTCAGCGCACGCGCGCCCTCATCGCCGGCACGAAGGGGGCGGACTTCGTCCAGGCCGACATTCAAAACCCCGAGGAGCTGCTGGCCCAGCCGGCCATCCAGAAGTTGATCCGGTCCGGCCGCCCGGTGGCCTGTGTGCTGGCCGCGGTCCTGCACTTCGTGCCGGAGGACGCCGATCCCGAAGGGATCACCGCAGTCCTGCGTGAATCCCTGCCCTCCGGAAGCTATCTGGTGGTCTCCCACATCGCGGGCGACATCCCCTGGGCGGACCGCAACAACGCGGAGACGCTGGAACGCGCCTTCGAGGACATGTATCCCCGCACCCGAGCGCAGGTCACCGAATTCTTCGGGGATTTCGAGCTGGTTGCGCCCGGTGTGGTGCCCGCAGCCCGATGGCAGCCCGCTGAGGGGATGTCCGGAGAACAGTCCGACCTCGCCATCTACGCCGGAGTCGGCCGCAAGGCGTAG
- a CDS encoding diiron oxygenase, which produces MSAPTTIEWTEEFSRAVHRLIDVSVDDYYNPYRTFQWPESIEPKDLWMSRELLSVHGTPAEHELSREQLIELSRWESVNLYSLIAHGIRELLIEVMRRIHTPGYEIPTPYFHHFIGEENEHMWFFAEFCLRYAGRIYPDRRMVFPTDDRSPEMNNFIVFSQILIFEQIGDYFNAKMAADENLPETVREVNRIHHRDESRHIAFGGKLVSALFDEVRRKHSAEEIEEVARYLRGYIDLIIQMLYSREAYQDAGIPNPARFRAAVIADPARAAITARITKRTNHFYRRIGLFR; this is translated from the coding sequence GTGTCAGCCCCGACGACAATCGAGTGGACGGAAGAGTTCTCCCGAGCCGTGCACCGGCTGATCGACGTTTCCGTCGATGACTACTACAATCCGTACCGCACCTTCCAGTGGCCCGAATCGATCGAGCCCAAAGACCTGTGGATGAGCCGGGAGCTGCTGTCCGTTCACGGCACGCCCGCGGAACACGAACTGAGTCGGGAACAGCTCATCGAGCTCTCGCGATGGGAAAGCGTCAACCTCTACAGCCTGATTGCCCATGGCATCAGGGAGCTGCTCATCGAGGTGATGCGCCGTATCCACACCCCCGGCTACGAGATCCCCACGCCGTACTTCCACCACTTCATCGGTGAAGAGAACGAGCACATGTGGTTCTTCGCCGAGTTCTGTCTGCGGTATGCCGGCCGTATCTATCCGGACCGGCGCATGGTGTTTCCGACAGATGACCGCTCGCCGGAGATGAACAACTTCATCGTCTTCAGTCAGATACTCATCTTCGAGCAGATCGGTGACTACTTCAACGCCAAGATGGCGGCCGACGAGAACCTCCCGGAAACGGTGCGCGAAGTCAACCGCATCCACCACCGGGACGAGTCCCGGCATATCGCTTTCGGCGGCAAGCTGGTGTCGGCGCTCTTCGACGAGGTGCGGCGGAAGCACTCCGCCGAAGAAATCGAAGAGGTCGCCCGGTACCTGCGCGGATATATCGATCTGATCATCCAGATGCTCTACAGCCGCGAAGCCTACCAGGATGCCGGTATCCCCAATCCGGCACGTTTTCGAGCCGCTGTCATCGCCGACCCGGCGAGGGCGGCGATCACGGCCCGCATCACCAAACGAACCAACCACTTCTATCGACGCATCGGTCTGTTCCGCTGA
- a CDS encoding 4'-phosphopantetheinyl transferase superfamily protein yields the protein MAGPLQTVPAADRNAVSAADVWYVGVDQVPESLAVLLDDRDRVRSRRILREADRQRFLAAWVLTRLVLGERMGVDPAALGFDRTCAHCGDRTHGKPVVETADAGPDFSLSHVGGLAVVAVSDRAVGVDIEDATAGERPPTSALTERERAACRGYADFARLWTRKEALLKAVGKGLQIHPRRVEILDSTPVALPEELGRPEDFALCDLVLPAPYVGSLAIRGPRPSLSVRSGAELVDDVVRLVPGLRSPARG from the coding sequence ATGGCAGGACCGCTGCAGACAGTGCCGGCCGCGGACCGGAACGCGGTGTCCGCGGCCGACGTCTGGTACGTCGGCGTGGACCAGGTGCCCGAGTCGCTCGCCGTACTCCTGGACGACCGCGACCGCGTCCGCAGCCGGCGGATCCTGCGCGAGGCGGACCGGCAGCGTTTCCTCGCCGCGTGGGTTCTGACGCGGCTGGTCCTCGGCGAAAGAATGGGCGTGGATCCGGCGGCGCTGGGCTTCGACCGGACCTGCGCCCACTGCGGTGACCGCACCCATGGGAAACCGGTCGTGGAGACCGCGGACGCCGGACCCGACTTCTCGCTCTCGCACGTCGGGGGGCTCGCCGTGGTGGCCGTATCGGACCGGGCTGTCGGCGTCGACATCGAGGACGCCACTGCGGGCGAGCGGCCGCCCACGTCGGCGCTGACGGAGCGCGAGCGCGCGGCCTGCCGGGGCTACGCTGACTTCGCGCGCCTGTGGACGCGCAAGGAAGCCCTGCTGAAGGCCGTGGGCAAAGGCCTGCAGATCCACCCGAGGCGCGTCGAAATCCTCGACTCGACGCCGGTCGCGCTCCCCGAGGAGCTCGGCCGCCCGGAGGACTTCGCTCTGTGCGACCTCGTGCTGCCCGCCCCGTACGTGGGATCGCTCGCGATACGCGGACCCCGGCCGTCCCTGTCCGTGCGCAGTGGCGCGGAACTCGTCGACGACGTCGTTCGGTTGGTTCCCGGCCTGCGTTCGCCGGCACGGGGCTGA